Proteins encoded within one genomic window of Oncorhynchus tshawytscha isolate Ot180627B linkage group LG02, Otsh_v2.0, whole genome shotgun sequence:
- the LOC112215843 gene encoding acyl-coenzyme A thioesterase 1 isoform X2, producing MLRAHTCVSVLCRLSDKFVLQWVNIDRKIGCVQPAVGQVRWKTCRPAPFLTAKPNRALLDEPITLEGRHLPPHSPITVRARMHNEDGDLWEAFSHYNTDGRGVVNLTRDESVGGSYVGCEPMGLFWALQPAPGEREGLRLRKKNVETPYSVQLSLLEGHIPVPSSHGSNKEQRQRGEQELAAVTVERWYMAPGVRRTEIRQNRVVGTLFLPPGPGPFPAIVDLWGMGGGLIEYRSALFASRGFASLSLAYFGHKDIPGPLNTINVGDAYFKTALQFLQDHPQVCGDRMGVMGLSFGVYLALRIATQIDFNPRCVIGVNGPIGSFNKFSDSDGMTESFEGNQTHWSYDEEGYVSFREVTTPNNIPPENKANVENLCCPLLYIVGEDDLSCAAIENADEIEKKIKDAGRSHLFTRLSYPGAGHLIEPPYTPNARASMWTTQPKKLITLWGGHLAPHAAAQEDAWKRTLEFMERHLMGKEDK from the exons ATGCTTAGAGCACACACGTGTGTGTCGGTGCTATGTCGTCTCTCAGACAAGTTTGTGCTTCAATGGGTCAACATCGACAGGAAGATAGGATGTGTCCAACCTGCAGTGG GCCAAGTGAGATGGAAGACATGTAGACCAGCTCCCTTTTTGACAGCCAAGCCCAACCGCGCCCTCCTAGATGAGCCGATTACCCTAGAGGGACGTCACCTCCCCCCTCACTCACCTATTACGGTGCGTGCCCGGATGCATAACGAGGACGGTGACCTGTGGGAAGCATTTTCTCACTACAACACAGATGGGAGGGGTGTTGTCAACT TGACTAGGGATGAGTCAGTAGGGGGTTCCTATGTGGGCTGTGAGCCCATGGGACTATTCTGGGCCCTGCAGCctgcacctggagagagagagggtctgag GCTGCGGAAGAAAAACGTTGAGACTCCGTACTCTGTACAGTTGTCCTTATTAGAGGGTCACATTCCGGTTCCATCCAGTCATGGTTCCAACAAGGAGCAGCgacagagaggggaacaggagcTGGCTGCAGTGACTGTGGAACGCTGGTACATGGCACCAGGGGTCCGGAGAACAGAGATCCGGCAGAACAGAGTAGTGGGGACCTTGTTCTTACCCCCag GTCCAGGTCCATTCCCAGCCATTGTGGACCTATGGGGTATGGGCGGGGGGCTGATAGAGTACCGCTCAGCCTTGTTTGCTTCCCGAGGCTTTGCCAGTCTCTCCCTTGCCTACTTTGGCCATAAAGACATCCCTGGTCCACTCAACACTATCAATGTTGGAGATGCCTACTTCAAG ACTGCGTTACAGTTTCTCCAGGACCACCCCCAGGTGTGTGGGGACAGGATGGGGGTCATGGGCCTCTCGTTCGGGGTCTACCTGGCTCTGCGAATTGCCACTCAAATTGATTTCAAT CCCAGGTGTGTGATCGGAGTGAATGGTCCAATAGGAAGTTTCAACAAATTCTCGGACAGCGACGGCATGACAGAAAGCTTTGAAGG GAATCAGACGCACTGGAGTTACGATGAAGAGGGCTACGTCAGTTTCAGAGAAGTGACCACGCCCAACAACATTCCACCTGAGAACAAAGCAAAT GTTGAAAACCTGTGCTGCCCCCTACTGTACATTGTGGGTGAAGACGACTTGAGCTGTGCAGCTATTGAGAACGCAGATGAG ATTGAGAAGAAGATTAAAGATGCTGGTAGATCCCACCTGTTCACCCGCCTGTCATACCCCGGTGCTGGTCACCTGATTGAGCCGCCCTACACCCCCAATGCCCGAGCCTCCATGTGGACCACACAACCCAAGAAAT
- the LOC112215810 gene encoding protein SYS1 homolog produces the protein MGSHFRSYIWDPVLILSQIVLMQCIYYSFLGLWLAGVDSLVQTNRSLDQIFSYEVLGFATMQGRLSMMAFILNSLTCALGLWFFIRRGKQCLDFTVTVHFFHMIGCWIYNAHFPAALSWWLVNVACMALMAVIGEYLCMRTELRAIPVNSGPKSNL, from the exons ATGGGCAGTCATTTCCGCAGCTACATCTGGGACCCGGTCCTCATCTTGTCCCAGATTGTGTTGATGCAATGCATCTACTACAGCTTTCTGGGTCTGTGGCTGGCTGGAGTGGATAGTCTCGTACAAACCAACAGATCGCTGGACCAGATCTTCAGTTATGAG GTTCTTGGTTTTGCAACAATGCAGGGCAGACTCTCAATGATGGCATTCATCTTGAACTCGCTTACCTG TGCCCTGGGCCTGTGGTTCTTCATCCGCCGAGGGAAGCAGTGTCTGGACTTCACCGTCACTGTGCACTTCTTCCACATGATAGGCTGTTGGATTTACAACGCCCACTTCCCTGCGGCcctgtcctggtggctggtcaACGTGGCCTGCATGGCTCTGATGGCTGTGATTGGAGAGTACCTGTGCATGCGGACGGAGCTCAGGGCCATCCCAGTCAACAGTGGACCTAAGTCTAACCTCTGA
- the LOC112215802 gene encoding neuritin-like, whose amino-acid sequence MGFTSVKISRFCAFIALVSLTVARVSAADVKCENIYRDFSDCVLELGESMDNYQENVTSEMGVEAVCSHWEAFHTCALTALSGCQEEVGSIWETLKEDSRKIRFQGSLFDLCSPSSAPSLRSLLSPLPLLLLGLLILGGPIWPST is encoded by the exons ATGGGATTTACGTCGGTGAAGATTTCAAGATTTTGTGCATTTATTGCATTAG TGTCCCTGACTGTGGCAAGAGTCTCAGCGGCAGATGTGAAGTGTGAGAATATTTACAGGGACTTCTCTGACTGTGTTCTGGAGTTGGGGGAGAGCATGGATAACTACCAAGAGAATGTGACCAGCGAGATGGGAGTGGAAGCTGTGTGCAG CCACTGGGAGGCATTCCACACGTGTGCCCTGACGGCACTGTCCGGGTGTCAGGAGGAGGTGGGCTCCATCTGGGAGACCCTGAAAGAAGACTCCAGGAAGATCCGCTTCCAGGGCAGCCTCTTCGACCTGTGCAGCCCCAGCTCGGCCCCCAGCCTGCGCTCGCTTCTATCCCCTCTACCCCTGCTGCTCCTAGGCTTGCTGATCCTGGGAGGGCCCATCTGGCCATCCACATAG
- the LOC112215792 gene encoding translocon-associated protein subunit alpha: MFNFGSKILVLFLVTFPCGQMSFGQVSAEESAEDIAPHATVDEEEEDELLVEEDQVPGSESEDDFDEDAAVGDVTSHPDADTTIIFVTGEEFPANEIAKFLVGFTNKGSQDFTVHSLEASFRYPQDFQFYIQNFTALPLSTVVQPQQQASFEYSFIPAQSMAGRPFGLVILLNYQDSEGNGFQMAIYNQTVTIVELEEGLDGETMFMYIFLTGLVVLAIFGMYQVLDSRMRKRLPVKVETGTGGKNDVDISWIPQETLNIMSKASASPKASPRKRTKRAAGVDQ; encoded by the exons ATGTTTAATTTCGGATCAAAAATACTTGTACTTTTCCTCGTGACTTTCCCATGTGGCCAGATGTCGTTCG GCCAGGTATCTGCAGAAGAGTCTGCGGAAGACATTGCCCCACATGCAACAgttgatgaggaagaggaggatgagttgCTGGTGGAGGAAGATCAGGTCCCAGGCTCA GAATCAGAAGATGACTTCGATGAAGATGCTGCAGTTGGAGATGTAACCTCTCACCctgatgctgacaccaccatcaTCTTTGTGACCGGGGAAG AGTTCCCAGCCAATGAGATTGCGAAGTTTCTGGTGGGTTTCACCAATAAGGGAAGCCAGGATTTCACTGTCCATTCCCTGGAGGCCTCCTTCCGTTACCCTCAGGATTTCCAGTTCTACATCCAGAAT TTCACAGCCTTGCCCCTGAGCACTGTGGTCCAGCCCCAGCAGCAGGCCTCCTTTGAGTACTCTTTCATACCTGCTCAGTCCATGGCTGGTCGTCCCTTCGGCCTGGTCATCCTACTCAACTACCAGGACAGTGAG GGCAACGGTTTCCAGATGGCCATTTACAACCAGACCGTCACTATCGTTGAGCTGGAGGAGGGACTGGATGGAGAGAC AATGTTCATGTACATCTTCCTGACTGGATTAGTTGTCTTGGCGATCTTTGGCATGTACCAGGTGCTGGATTCTAGGATG AGGAAGAGGCTCCCAGTGAAGGTGGAGACGGGCACCGGTGGGAAGAACGATGTGGACATCAGCTGGATTCCCCAGGAGACCCTCAACATCATGA GCAAGGCATCGGCATCCCCTAAAGCCTCCCCGAGGAAACGCACTAAGAGAGCGGCTGGAGTAGATCAATAA